The genomic DNA ATTTGTGGCCATCACCTATCACATTGCCCGGTTCTTATATCCTGGCCATAGACACGCGTCAATTAGCCCTGTACGGAGCATGCGAGTGCTCAGCATCACCATACTATTTACGAAGTATACTTGAGACTAGCTATCAAGAAACTCAAGCGCCTCCGGCCCATCATCCCTCTCCCCAAACCTCTCCAGGGCCACACTCGGCCCAACTCTCTTCCAAATGCGCATCTCGAACCATTCTGGCCAGAACCCCGCGTACTCCCAATCCACGATCGCTTTGATCATGAAATGTCTTCGCATCAACGATGGCATTTGCTTGTGAGAGGTCGTTGTGGCAGAATACGTATTCCTCTTTGTCACTTGTTTTGCGTGGCCAAGTGTCTTTCCTATCATCTGCAGCCATAACCCGGTAGGGAGGGATGACTGGACCTTCTGCCTCGGGGTCTGGGTTACCGGTAGTTTTCGATTTGATGCGATGAAGCATATCCACGTACCGCAACAATTCCTCAGTAACAACTTTCTTCTCCCCCTTGCTGAACCCTGTCATGCCCACGCCCGTTACATACTCCGTAATCAATAAAAAAAACCCTCATCGACCTCGAACGCCCCGTATAACCTCGGAACAGGGATCTCAGGACAAACGCGGTGTATGAACCGTAGTGCAGCAGCCTCGTTCTGGAAACGTTCTTTGTTTAAACGCGGGACGTGCTTGGTTCCCCGCTGGGTGGTCATGTATTCGCTGGGGCGGAGGGTGCTTTTTATGACGATGTTGTCGAAGTGATAGTAGGCTCTTTTGGCGGTTGTGGCGAAGCAGCCCTCGGGCGTGGAGAGATTGGGAGGGGGTTCTGGCATATTGGTTTTGACGATCATGTACTTGTATGCATGTAGGAAACTACGTACCCAATGATATACACCAATGCAGTGGTGGGGGTAGCAAACACAAACACATCATGTGATATAAGCTTCTACAATCCTTCTGGAATTACCGAGTACAATAAGTAACCAAGAGTAACATATGCATTAATCCGCCCAATGCACCTTCGTGCGCCCCGTCCCCGTCCAATTCAAAATCCCTGTCAAATGCCCGTAACAACAAACTGCATAAGCAGAATCCTTCCGAgtgcttttcctttttctgttTTGTCGCATTTAAAGTAGATAGGTATCATACAAAAAAACAGCAAACAAAAAGCCCAAACAGCCAGATGCTTTATGAAATGCACAAAAAGTAATCAAAATTAAGAAAGTAAGTTCTTCAACGATGGACTCGCGCTCGCCCCTGATGGCGGCGCGGGGGTCCCGTTGATACTGCTATGGCGGCCTCGGCTCGTTGGCGGCAGTGTTACCGGTGTATCCTCCACTCGGGGAGCCGCTGGCGACACCTGCGTCATCGAAGGTGATAGCACCGGTGCACTAAGAACGCGATCTGTAGAGTATATCCGCGGCGGCGGTCCGTTCAACGCGCTGATCGAGTGCTGCGGTGAATGGCGTACCATGGTAGCCTGCACTTCCGGAGGAGACGCGGACGAGGCGTACGGGCGTGGACCGGCCACGGGCACATGGGTCTGACGTGGCGACGGAGCTGGTACAGGACCGTAAGGACTCTGATGCGTAGCATAGTGTTGAGGCGGTGGAGGTACTCCATTTGCGAAATGAGGCGGTGGACCAGCGGCAACATGGGGTGGTGGATGAGAAGGGTGCGAAGAAGGCGGAGGTGGAGGTGCTTGGTAACCGTTGAGATGATGCGGTGCCGGTGGTGCAGTAGGGGGTGCTCCGTAACCAGGTCCATGATCATAACCCGGGTACCAATCCGGTCTGGGGTGAATTTGCGGCGGTGCAGATGCTGTCGGAGGGAGAGGTGTCGGGTGATGCGCATGTGGTGTCGCGTATGGATGGCTGTACTCGGCAAGTCGAGGCGTTGGCAAAACCGGTCGTTGAGTGGGCGTCGTATAGCCAGAAGGCCGTGGCTCTGGGGTTGGCGCCGTAAGGCTCTTTTGGTGGCACCTGTGACATTCATATATCGGCTCATCTCGTTCGATGGGCAGCCCATAGGGCGGCGGAGGGTATGGACCCTGATGGTATGTTGGGCTGATAGCGGACGGTGGCGGCCCACCCATTCCAATCCCATTTAACAAAGGTGGGCGGCTACCCATCAATGTCATCCGTCGCGATCTATCCACAGACCACCATCTGGGGCTGTAAGCCGTCGAGCAGCGAATGCAATGTCGTTCCACTAGGTCCCCGGAAATTGGGCGCGATGGGGCTGGAGGTTCGGAATCGACCTCCATTTCGTCCACAGGCGCCTCATGACCCTCTTTAACGACCGGACCATTGGCGACCGATGGGCG from Aspergillus chevalieri M1 DNA, chromosome 1, nearly complete sequence includes the following:
- a CDS encoding uncharacterized protein (COG:S;~EggNog:ENOG410PPAN) translates to MTGFSKGEKKVVTEELLRYVDMLHRIKSKTTGNPDPEAEGPVIPPYRVMAADDRKDTWPRKTSDKEEYVFCHNDLSQANAIVDAKTFHDQSDRGLGVRGVLARMVRDAHLEESWAECGPGEVWGEG